Proteins co-encoded in one Brassica rapa cultivar Chiifu-401-42 chromosome A02, CAAS_Brap_v3.01, whole genome shotgun sequence genomic window:
- the LOC103853823 gene encoding tonoplast dicarboxylate transporter — MNGDHVSVADSDNMKSPLLPVVHNDEPMERKTVGQHLRTIFTPNNCYIALGPLLCAVVCLCARLGGDDTTRARNMLGVLVWIFEWWLTEAVPMPITSMSPLFLFPLFGITAADDVASSYMDDVIALVLGSFILALAVEHYNIHRRLALNITMVFCVEPLNAPLLLLGICATTAFVSMWMHNVAATVMMMPVATGILQRLPSSSEMVHPAVGKFCKAVVLGVIYSAAIGGMSTLTGTGVNLILVGMWKSYFPQGNPISFSQWFFFGFPLALCIFLVLWGILCVLYCPKGSGKALSPYLHKSHLRRELEMLGTMSFAEKMVLSVFGGLVLLWMTRNITQDIPGWGSLFHGRAGDGTVSVMMATLLFIIPNKIKKGEKLMDWNKCKKLPWNIVLLLGAGFAIADGVRSSGLAEVLSKGLVFLETAPYWAIAPTVCLIAATITEFTSNNATTTLLVPLLIEIAKTMRVHPLLLMVPGAIGAQFAFLLPTGTPSNVVGFTTGHIEIKDMIKTGLPLKIAGTAFLSVLMPTLGAYVFGTKG; from the exons ATGAACGGTGATCATGTCTCCGTCGCAGACTCCGACAATATGAAATCTCCGCTCTTACCGGTCGTCCACAATGACGAACCAATGGAGAGAAAAACGGTGGGGCAACATCTCCGGACAATATTCACGCCGAATAATTGTTACATCGCTCTTGGTCCTCTTCTTTGCGCGGTGGTGTGTCTATGCGCACGGCTCGGAGGAGATGATACGACGAGGGCGAGGAACATGCTCGGCGTTCTTGTATGGATATTCGAGTGGTGGTTGACGGAGGCCGTTCCGATGCCTATCACCTCCATGTCACCGCTTTTCCTATTCCCTCTCTTCGGAATCACGGCGGCGGATGACGTGGCAAGTTCTTACATGGATGACGTCATCGCCCTAGTCCTGGGCAGCTTTATCCTTGCTCTCGCCGTCGAACACTACAATATACATCGTCGTCTCGCCCTTAAC ATAACTATGGTGTTCTGCGTGGAGCCTCTAAATGCGCCACTGCTTCTTCTTGGCATCTGCGCAACGACGGCGTTCGTGAGTATGTGGATGCACAACGTGGCGGCTACCGTCATGATGATGCCAGTTGCTACAGGGATACTTCAAAGACTGCCCTCTTCGTCGGAAATGGTGCATCCGGCGGTGGGGAAGTTTTGCAAGGCGGTGGTGCTCGGTGTGATATACTCGGCTGCAATTGGTGGAATGAGCACACTGACAGGAACAGGTGTGAATCTGATACTTGTCGGAATGTGGAAAAGCTATTTCCCTCAGGGTAACCCAATCAGTTTCAGCCAATGGTTCTTCTTCGGTTTCCCATTAGCTTTGTGCATATTCTTGGTGCTTTGGGGTATTCTATGTGTGTTGTATTGTCCTAAAGGATCAGGGAAAGCTCTATCTCCTTATCTTCATAAATCTCATCTTCGTAGAGAGCTTGAGATGTTAGGAACAATGAGTTTCGCTGAAAAGATGGTTCTGTCTGTGTTTGGTGGGTTGGTTTTGTTGTGGATGACGAGAAATATAACCCAAGATATCCCCGGCTGGGGTAGCCTCTTCCACGGCCGGGCTGGGGATGGAACGGTGAGTGTGATGATGGCTACATTGCTGTTTATAATcccaaacaaaattaaaaagggAGAGAAGCTAATGGATTGGAATAAATGCAAGAAACTCCCGTGGAACATAGTGTTATTACTAGGAGCTGGGTTCGCTATAGCTGATGGAGTACGCTCCAGTGGCTTAGCTGAAGTCTTATCCAAAGGTCTGGTGTTTCTTGAAACAGCTCCTTATTGGGCTATTGCTCCAACCGTTTGCCTCATCGCTGCTACCATCACTGAGTTCACCTCAAACAACGCAACCACTACATTGTTGGTTCCTTTACTCATCGAGATTGCAAAGACAATGCGCGTCCATCCTCTGCTTCTGATGGTCCCTGGTGCCATAGGAGCTCAGTTTGCTTTCTTGCTACCCACGGGAACGCCCTCTAACGTCGTAGGGTTCACGACAGGGCATATTGAGATCAAAGACATGATTAAGACAGGCTTGCCTCTAAAGATCGCAGGAACCGCCTTTCTCTCTGTCTTGATGCCAACCCTTG GGGCTTACGTTTTTGGAACAAAAGGATGA
- the LOC103853821 gene encoding cysteine proteinase inhibitor 5-like, with translation MNNKAFFFLLLSLVLLPLYAFAVVSVGGWSPISDVKDPHVVEIGVFAVSEYDKQSKSGLKFVTVVSGESQVTAGTNYRLMVTVDGSIGVAGAGVSKKYEAIVWEKPWLKSMNLTSFKPTV, from the coding sequence atgaataataaagcatttttctttcttctcctcTCCCTCGTCCTCCTCCCACTCTACGCGTTTGCGGTGGTGAGTGTTGGCGGCTGGAGTCCCATCAGCGATGTTAAGGACCCTCATGTTGTAGAGATCGGCGTATTCGCCGTCTCCGAGTACGATAAACAGAGCAAGTCAGGACTCAAGTTCGTGACAGTTGTTAGCGGCGAGTCTCAGGTAACCGCAGGTACTAATTACCGGCTTATGGTGACGGTGGATGGCAGCATAGGAGTTGCTGGCGCTGGTGTGAGCAAGAAGTACGAGGCGATTGTATGGGAGAAACCGTGGCTGAAATCGATGAATCTCACTTCTTTCAAGCCCACCGTATAA